In Synechococcus sp. KORDI-52, one genomic interval encodes:
- a CDS encoding HlyD family efflux transporter periplasmic adaptor subunit, translating into MHKSSDLNSFDDSILQQGRFWMRTVTWTLIGTSIFGLAWLALARTEEIVMAPGQLEPIGSVQDIQMPVGGVADQILVSEGDRVKAGQVLMKLDTEASEEQRVSLEKTIRLKKEQLLLKEQEKLKTMQVNQEEVLMLQKNLKLQSEILDRFEQLEDAGAFSEVQLLNQQNIVAETQGKLMQTRAEKLRQIALLDQQTAQLESELADLNGRLVQSKVTLRYQQLKSPVDGIIFDLKPTSRGFTAQSTQTVMKVVPKGLLEAKVEVPSNKIGFVQVAPGCPEKREACMNAEISIDSFPSTDFGVLKGKVIQIGSDALEPDPQQQRQELSFPVTIQLDDQDFRLKSGAVLPLQVGMSLTANIKLRKVSYLQLLLGEFQDKAQSLQRL; encoded by the coding sequence ATGCACAAATCTTCTGATCTCAACAGTTTTGACGACTCGATTCTTCAGCAGGGTCGTTTTTGGATGCGTACCGTCACCTGGACCCTGATCGGTACCAGCATTTTCGGTTTGGCATGGTTGGCCTTGGCGCGTACCGAAGAAATTGTGATGGCCCCAGGGCAGCTTGAGCCAATCGGCTCAGTGCAGGACATTCAAATGCCCGTGGGGGGTGTGGCTGATCAGATTCTTGTTTCAGAAGGTGATCGGGTGAAGGCTGGTCAGGTTTTGATGAAGCTGGACACCGAGGCGAGTGAAGAACAGCGGGTGAGTCTTGAGAAAACCATCAGGCTGAAGAAGGAACAACTGCTGTTGAAAGAGCAGGAAAAGCTCAAAACCATGCAGGTCAATCAGGAAGAGGTTCTGATGCTGCAGAAAAATCTAAAGCTCCAGTCCGAAATTCTGGATCGCTTCGAGCAGTTAGAGGATGCTGGTGCCTTTTCTGAAGTGCAGCTCCTCAATCAGCAAAACATTGTTGCTGAAACCCAAGGCAAACTCATGCAGACCAGGGCCGAAAAGCTCCGCCAGATTGCCCTGCTGGATCAACAGACGGCTCAGTTGGAGTCGGAACTTGCCGATCTCAATGGGCGCTTGGTGCAGAGCAAGGTCACCCTGCGCTACCAGCAACTCAAGTCTCCTGTTGATGGAATAATCTTTGATCTCAAGCCCACGTCCAGGGGATTCACGGCGCAATCCACCCAGACAGTGATGAAGGTGGTGCCTAAGGGTTTACTTGAAGCGAAGGTTGAGGTTCCGTCTAATAAAATTGGTTTCGTCCAAGTGGCACCGGGTTGTCCTGAAAAGCGCGAGGCCTGCATGAATGCTGAGATCAGCATCGACTCGTTTCCCTCCACTGATTTTGGCGTTCTTAAAGGGAAAGTGATTCAAATTGGATCTGATGCCCTGGAGCCTGATCCTCAGCAACAGAGGCAAGAACTCAGCTTTCCTGTAACCATTCAGCTGGATGACCAGGATTTCCGTTTGAAAAGTGGTGCTGTACTGCCGTTGCAGGTGGGTATGAGCCTGACTGCGAATATCAAGTTGCGCAAGGTTTCTTACCTCCAGCTGCTATTGGGTGAATTTCAAGATAAAGCCCAATCGTTGCAACGTCTTTGA
- a CDS encoding peptidylprolyl isomerase, with protein MVQKLRRAIGSEGQELLISFNLLQPLVKQMLICDAMAGVVVSKEELQDAQICFLRQRGYERMEQWTELLETLRLREQDVLERLRHDIRRRNLIRERYAAKAEARFLERKNDLDQVLYSLLRLKNSFLAQELYLQIESDEANFADLARRYAEGPERSTNGIVGPVPLTQAHPALVEKLRVAQPGVLLEPFRISDWWLVVRLERYSPATFTDEVAEQMCQEMFDAWIDEETTQTLGLLTSEMKEPVTTSDFSDFSISR; from the coding sequence GTGGTTCAGAAGCTCCGTCGTGCGATTGGATCTGAGGGGCAGGAACTTCTGATCAGTTTCAACCTTCTGCAGCCCTTGGTGAAGCAGATGCTGATCTGCGATGCGATGGCCGGCGTGGTGGTCAGCAAGGAAGAGCTTCAAGATGCGCAAATCTGCTTTCTCCGCCAGCGCGGTTATGAGCGGATGGAGCAGTGGACCGAGCTGTTGGAGACGCTGCGGCTCAGGGAGCAAGATGTTTTGGAGCGTCTTCGTCATGACATACGCCGCCGCAATTTGATACGTGAGCGATATGCCGCAAAGGCGGAAGCCCGTTTTTTGGAGCGTAAAAACGATCTGGATCAGGTGCTTTACAGCCTGCTGCGACTCAAGAACAGCTTTCTGGCACAAGAGCTATATCTGCAGATCGAATCCGATGAGGCCAATTTCGCCGATTTGGCCCGGCGCTATGCCGAGGGACCGGAACGCAGCACCAACGGAATCGTCGGCCCAGTTCCCCTCACCCAGGCCCATCCTGCTTTGGTCGAGAAATTACGGGTTGCGCAACCTGGTGTTTTGCTTGAACCCTTTCGAATCTCCGACTGGTGGCTCGTGGTTCGCCTGGAGCGCTACTCACCCGCCACGTTCACCGACGAGGTTGCCGAACAGATGTGCCAGGAAATGTTTGATGCCTGGATTGACGAGGAAACCACCCAGACTTTGGGTCTGCTGACTTCAGAGATGAAAGAACCAGTGACAACTAGCGATTTCAGTGATTTCAGCATTTCCCGATGA
- a CDS encoding DUF1517 domain-containing protein — translation MGAAVATPRLLTRPRRLLASLLLPVVIAGLCLFHAQPADAARGGRMGGGSFRAPSMPRSSGGSYGGGYPGGGYRGGGMGFPFIIPIFGFGGGGLFGLLILMAIAGVLVNALRGGGNAPSIGGAAAAPSMPRNVNMIQVQVGLLASAKSLQDDLRSLASSSDTSSSAGLQRLLQETTLALLRQPDLWVYANAENGSVPFSSAESTFNRLSMNERSKLDAELTSNVGGQRTTDTANSAGDADATNEFIVVTLLVASTASAKLAGADTGEDLRQTLRILGSTASSELMALEVIWQPEGRGDVLSANDLVTAYPNLQHL, via the coding sequence GTGGGCGCTGCTGTGGCCACCCCTCGACTGTTGACACGACCGCGAAGACTGCTCGCATCACTGCTTTTGCCTGTTGTTATTGCGGGGCTCTGTCTGTTCCATGCACAGCCGGCTGATGCCGCCCGCGGGGGGCGCATGGGCGGAGGCAGCTTCCGCGCACCTTCGATGCCACGATCCAGCGGCGGCAGCTACGGCGGCGGCTACCCCGGGGGTGGTTACCGCGGCGGCGGGATGGGCTTCCCTTTCATCATTCCAATTTTCGGCTTTGGTGGTGGTGGCCTGTTCGGACTGCTGATTCTCATGGCGATCGCAGGCGTTCTGGTGAACGCCCTACGAGGCGGAGGCAATGCCCCTTCGATCGGTGGTGCTGCCGCGGCTCCATCCATGCCGCGCAACGTGAACATGATTCAGGTGCAGGTAGGACTGCTCGCCAGTGCCAAATCACTCCAGGACGATCTGCGTTCCTTGGCCTCCTCGTCCGACACCAGCAGTTCAGCCGGCCTGCAGAGGCTGCTGCAGGAAACAACCCTTGCCCTGCTGAGACAACCGGACCTCTGGGTCTACGCCAATGCCGAGAACGGCAGTGTTCCCTTCAGCTCGGCTGAATCGACGTTCAATCGCCTCTCGATGAACGAGCGCAGCAAGCTGGACGCTGAGCTCACCAGCAACGTCGGCGGACAGCGGACGACGGACACGGCCAACAGCGCTGGAGACGCTGATGCCACCAACGAATTCATTGTTGTGACCTTGCTGGTGGCCTCGACGGCATCGGCCAAACTCGCAGGCGCCGACACCGGAGAAGATTTGCGCCAGACCCTGCGCATTCTTGGTTCCACAGCGTCCAGTGAATTGATGGCCCTGGAAGTGATCTGGCAACCGGAAGGCCGCGGTGATGTGCTCAGCGCCAACGACCTGGTCACGGCCTACCCCAACCTCCAACACCTCTGA
- the surE gene encoding 5'/3'-nucleotidase SurE gives MAPLRILISNDDGVFADGIRTLAAAAAARGHQVTVVCPNQERSATGHGLTLQTPIRAERADELFAPGVTAWACSGTPADCMKLALFELVKEKPDLVLSGINHGPNLGTDVFCSGTVAAAMEGTLEGIRSLAVSSACFQWRQFQAAADLALEVSEQAIADQWPDNLLLNLNIPPCAREEMGPLRWTRLSIRRYDEQFSRREDPRGRAYYWLAGEAVQDLESAGEGPRDWPSDVAQIHANAPSLTPIQPDLFWRGPLSRLPQLKLKDQLVR, from the coding sequence ATGGCCCCGCTGCGGATCCTGATCAGCAATGACGACGGGGTCTTCGCCGACGGCATCCGAACCCTGGCCGCCGCAGCGGCAGCCCGCGGCCATCAGGTGACGGTGGTCTGCCCGAATCAGGAACGGTCCGCCACAGGCCATGGCCTGACCCTGCAGACCCCCATCCGCGCCGAGCGGGCCGACGAACTGTTTGCCCCAGGGGTCACCGCCTGGGCCTGCAGTGGTACCCCCGCCGACTGCATGAAGCTGGCTCTGTTCGAACTGGTGAAAGAGAAACCAGACCTTGTGCTCTCCGGCATCAATCACGGTCCCAACCTGGGAACAGACGTGTTCTGTTCCGGCACCGTTGCAGCAGCGATGGAGGGAACCTTGGAGGGCATTCGTTCCCTGGCCGTAAGCAGCGCCTGCTTCCAGTGGCGTCAGTTCCAAGCCGCCGCAGACCTCGCTCTGGAGGTGAGTGAGCAGGCCATCGCCGACCAGTGGCCCGACAACCTGCTGCTCAACCTCAACATCCCCCCCTGTGCCCGGGAGGAGATGGGTCCACTGCGCTGGACCCGTCTCTCGATCCGGCGCTACGACGAGCAATTCAGCCGTCGGGAAGACCCCCGTGGCCGCGCCTACTACTGGCTGGCCGGAGAAGCGGTGCAGGATCTCGAATCAGCCGGAGAAGGCCCCCGGGATTGGCCCAGTGATGTAGCCCAGATTCATGCCAATGCACCCTCACTCACGCCGATCCAGCCGGACTTGTTCTGGAGGGGCCCCCTCAGCCGACTGCCGCAACTCAAGCTCAAGGATCAGCTGGTGCGGTAA
- the thiS gene encoding sulfur carrier protein ThiS — protein sequence MPLTLMVNGETRVLDPAPEPTNLAAVVALLANNPQLVVAEHNGVIAPRSRWEAILVKDDDTLEIVTIVGGGS from the coding sequence ATGCCTCTCACCCTGATGGTCAACGGTGAAACCCGCGTGCTGGATCCAGCACCGGAGCCCACCAACCTGGCGGCCGTCGTGGCCCTGCTGGCCAACAACCCCCAGTTGGTGGTCGCCGAACACAACGGCGTGATCGCCCCCCGCAGCCGATGGGAAGCCATCCTTGTGAAGGATGACGACACCCTTGAGATCGTCACCATCGTTGGTGGTGGTTCCTAA
- a CDS encoding thiamine phosphate synthase, with product MNPTPSETSLDPRVARLIDANLDRAREGLRVVEDWCRFGLEQQDLVVRLKDWRQRLGRLHHDSYKQVRSTSTDTGAGLEHPAQLDRHSPDHVVAANCARVQEALRVLEEYGRTIDPALAAEAAAIRYGLYDLEVTCLNATLGARRRTKLQDCRLCLITTPCDDLIDRVQASLQNGIGMVQYRCKAGNDRERLQEAQQLRQLCNRFGALLFINDRVDLALAVDADGVHLGQEDMPCEVARDLLGCDRLLGRSTHSIDQVDQAQREPIDYLGFGPIHSTAVKPERDPVGVELLAKATAISQRPVFAIGGITPTNLPALLGAGGQRAAVIGAIMHADDSGRATRHLLQQLNHATF from the coding sequence ATGAATCCAACCCCAAGCGAGACCTCCCTGGATCCACGGGTGGCACGACTGATCGACGCCAACCTCGACCGTGCCCGGGAAGGCCTGAGGGTGGTTGAAGACTGGTGCCGCTTCGGGTTGGAGCAACAGGATCTGGTGGTGCGCCTCAAGGACTGGCGTCAACGGCTGGGACGGCTGCATCACGACAGCTACAAGCAGGTCCGCTCCACCAGCACCGACACCGGGGCCGGACTGGAGCATCCGGCCCAACTCGATCGCCACAGTCCCGACCACGTGGTGGCGGCCAACTGCGCCCGGGTGCAGGAGGCGCTCCGGGTGCTGGAGGAGTACGGCCGCACCATCGATCCTGCGCTGGCCGCTGAAGCCGCTGCGATCCGCTACGGCCTCTACGACCTGGAGGTGACCTGCCTCAACGCCACCCTCGGAGCAAGGCGACGCACCAAGCTTCAGGACTGTCGCCTTTGCCTGATCACAACCCCCTGCGATGACCTCATCGATCGGGTGCAGGCCTCCCTGCAGAACGGCATAGGCATGGTGCAGTACCGCTGCAAAGCGGGGAACGACCGCGAACGCCTCCAGGAGGCCCAGCAGCTCAGGCAGCTGTGCAACCGCTTCGGAGCGCTGTTGTTCATCAATGACCGTGTGGACCTGGCCCTGGCGGTCGATGCAGATGGGGTGCACCTGGGCCAGGAGGACATGCCCTGCGAGGTAGCCCGCGACCTGCTGGGTTGCGATCGTCTGCTGGGCCGCAGCACCCACAGCATCGATCAGGTTGATCAGGCGCAGCGGGAGCCGATCGACTACCTCGGCTTCGGTCCGATCCACTCCACGGCCGTCAAACCCGAGCGCGACCCTGTTGGTGTGGAGCTCTTGGCCAAGGCCACAGCGATCAGCCAACGCCCCGTCTTCGCCATCGGTGGAATCACACCGACCAACCTGCCGGCACTGCTCGGGGCCGGGGGCCAGCGCGCGGCGGTGATCGGCGCGATCATGCACGCAGATGACAGCGGGCGGGCCACGCGGCACCTGCTCCAGCAGCTCAACCACGCCACGTTCTGA
- the larB gene encoding nickel pincer cofactor biosynthesis protein LarB, with translation MNTPDARLDLRRRQRLGMVEAVWGEHKTAHQISTILKSFAAAGELGLVTRVDPEKAARVREALPAVELHADAGCLTLGALPAEPSPPAEVVVLSGGSSDRKVVAEISLALRCHGVGVDPVMDVGVAGLHRLLDQLPRLASARILIACAGMEGALPTVLAGLVPQPVIGVPVSVGYGISAGGRTALEGMLASCAPGLMVVNIDNGYGAAMAALRMLRGCSPE, from the coding sequence GTGAACACGCCGGACGCTCGCCTTGATCTGCGCCGCCGCCAGCGGTTGGGCATGGTTGAGGCCGTGTGGGGGGAACACAAGACCGCCCATCAAATCAGCACCATCCTCAAGAGCTTTGCCGCAGCCGGGGAACTGGGTTTGGTGACCCGGGTGGACCCCGAAAAAGCGGCACGGGTGCGTGAGGCCTTACCGGCGGTCGAGCTGCACGCCGACGCTGGCTGCCTCACCCTGGGGGCGTTGCCAGCTGAGCCATCGCCCCCGGCTGAGGTGGTGGTGCTCAGTGGAGGCAGCAGTGATCGCAAGGTGGTGGCGGAGATCAGCTTGGCCCTGCGTTGCCACGGCGTCGGCGTGGATCCTGTGATGGATGTGGGGGTGGCTGGATTGCATCGCCTGCTCGATCAACTCCCCCGTCTTGCTTCGGCGCGGATTCTGATCGCCTGCGCCGGGATGGAGGGTGCATTGCCCACTGTGCTGGCAGGTCTGGTGCCGCAACCTGTGATCGGCGTCCCGGTTTCGGTTGGTTATGGCATCAGCGCAGGGGGACGAACCGCTTTGGAGGGGATGCTCGCCAGCTGTGCGCCTGGATTGATGGTGGTGAATATCGACAACGGATATGGCGCAGCCATGGCTGCATTGAGGATGCTCCGAGGGTGTTCCCCGGAGTGA
- a CDS encoding type I secretion system permease/ATPase, which produces MTRSPSFPLLEHPAFIGLSKASVDNLESGCNLLRFALGGQLSDANHIAARVLVLLQGQARLVGRLNGRLTTIGKFGPGSVIGAASLLCGAPCEEVIAAEEVIACAIPDELWRGLYRKETSFRQWCDQQLWPQELHQLLEVLEQNNPESDSSALEKLEALQQSAERCSSDPESVETALSAGKLIYVTSAWGELTVGQPLYSAANLPKCEPFALRLVSLPASGWSNTAEAEAAAEISSGWLDSVAGIQDAQALPPVSSFSPERNVVDSLRLIQADGPIQETLACFQMLAQLMKLPFRRDSIEKVLQDNIRRGLTPNLQLCGQLATSLGLHVMAARVPAAAGTRLQVPSMLPWQEGFALVVASNERGLRLASPQQGMVSLEPNQLEDAFPEGIELLLMERSNATPDQKFGPGWFWPALKRYRGVLIQVLAASFVVQLFTLANPLLIQVIIDKVITQRSLDTLQVLGIALVVVTILEGVLGSLKTFLFAETTNRIDQRLGAEVIDHLLRLPLGYFDRRPVGELGTRVAELEKIRNFLTGQALTTILDAAFSVIYIVVMLLYSWLLTLIALSVLPIQIGLTILGAPLFRRQFRAAAEENAKTQSHLVEVLTGIQTVKAQNVEMVSRWRWQEFYSQYIARTFEKTITGTALSQTSQVLQKISQLMVLWIGATMVLKGDLTLGQLIAFRIISGYVTQPLLRLSSIWQNIQELRVSFERLADVIDTPEESNEVDKSKVMLPPLQGDVRFENVTFRFQAGQSEVLKDVNLEIKAGTFVGIVGQSGSGKSTLMKLLPRLYEPGEGRILVDSYDIGKVELYSLRRQIGIVPQDPLLFSGTVSDNIALTNPDASSEEIMRAARLANAHDFIMELPSGYSTPVGERGAALSGGQRQRVAIARTLLSNPKLLVMDEATSALDYETERKVFDNLFENINDRTVFFITHRLSTIRQADLIVMLHQGAVVEVGTHDELMKHRGRYYALYRQQESF; this is translated from the coding sequence ATGACCAGGTCACCTTCGTTCCCTTTGCTGGAGCATCCGGCGTTCATTGGCCTCTCCAAGGCATCGGTTGACAATTTGGAGAGCGGCTGCAATCTGCTTCGTTTTGCGCTCGGGGGGCAGCTGTCCGACGCCAATCACATTGCGGCCCGAGTCTTGGTTCTGCTCCAAGGCCAGGCCAGGCTTGTCGGCCGTCTCAACGGCCGCCTCACCACAATTGGAAAGTTTGGACCCGGAAGTGTGATCGGGGCCGCAAGTCTTCTGTGCGGTGCTCCATGCGAGGAGGTCATCGCCGCTGAAGAGGTGATTGCTTGTGCCATTCCGGATGAACTCTGGCGGGGGCTTTATCGCAAAGAGACTTCATTTCGGCAGTGGTGTGACCAGCAGCTTTGGCCGCAGGAGCTGCACCAGCTCCTGGAAGTTCTGGAGCAAAATAATCCTGAAAGCGACAGCTCCGCCCTTGAAAAACTGGAGGCTTTGCAGCAGTCCGCCGAGCGTTGTTCATCAGATCCGGAATCTGTGGAGACTGCTCTATCTGCCGGGAAGCTGATCTATGTCACCAGCGCATGGGGTGAATTGACTGTCGGTCAGCCGCTCTATTCTGCTGCAAACCTTCCCAAATGTGAGCCGTTCGCGCTCCGGTTGGTGTCTCTGCCCGCCTCCGGCTGGTCCAATACAGCCGAAGCTGAAGCTGCGGCGGAGATCAGTTCTGGCTGGCTTGACTCTGTTGCTGGGATTCAAGACGCTCAGGCTCTGCCTCCCGTGAGCAGCTTTAGCCCTGAGCGCAATGTTGTTGACAGCCTTCGCTTGATCCAGGCCGATGGCCCGATCCAGGAAACCCTGGCTTGCTTCCAGATGCTGGCCCAGCTGATGAAGCTGCCCTTCCGGCGCGATTCGATCGAGAAGGTTCTTCAGGACAATATCCGCAGGGGATTGACGCCCAATCTTCAACTTTGCGGCCAGTTGGCCACCAGTCTTGGCTTGCATGTGATGGCTGCCCGGGTGCCGGCCGCTGCTGGTACACGACTTCAGGTTCCCTCCATGCTCCCTTGGCAGGAGGGCTTTGCCTTGGTGGTGGCCAGCAATGAGCGTGGGCTGCGGCTGGCGTCTCCGCAGCAGGGCATGGTCAGCCTGGAGCCGAATCAATTGGAAGATGCCTTCCCGGAGGGAATTGAACTTCTCCTGATGGAGCGTTCCAACGCAACTCCCGACCAGAAGTTCGGCCCTGGTTGGTTCTGGCCGGCTTTGAAGCGATATCGCGGCGTGTTGATCCAGGTGCTGGCGGCCAGTTTTGTGGTTCAGCTGTTCACCCTCGCCAACCCGTTGCTGATCCAGGTGATCATCGACAAGGTGATCACTCAACGCAGCCTGGACACGTTGCAGGTGCTGGGCATCGCCCTTGTGGTGGTCACGATTCTTGAGGGGGTTCTGGGCAGTCTGAAGACCTTCCTGTTTGCGGAAACCACCAACCGGATTGATCAGCGTCTTGGCGCAGAGGTGATCGACCACCTGTTGCGTCTCCCCCTTGGTTATTTCGACCGTCGTCCAGTGGGTGAACTGGGAACCCGGGTGGCTGAACTGGAGAAGATTCGTAATTTTCTGACCGGTCAGGCCCTCACCACCATCCTGGATGCCGCCTTTTCTGTGATTTACATCGTGGTGATGCTGCTGTACAGCTGGCTTCTTACTTTAATTGCCCTGTCCGTTCTTCCCATTCAGATCGGCTTGACGATTCTGGGTGCTCCTCTCTTCCGCCGTCAGTTCCGAGCTGCTGCGGAAGAAAATGCCAAGACTCAGAGCCATTTGGTGGAGGTTCTCACCGGAATTCAGACGGTGAAGGCCCAGAACGTGGAGATGGTCAGCCGCTGGCGCTGGCAAGAGTTCTACTCCCAGTACATTGCCCGCACTTTTGAGAAAACGATTACTGGAACGGCCCTGAGCCAGACCAGCCAAGTGTTGCAGAAGATCTCTCAGCTGATGGTGCTCTGGATCGGTGCCACGATGGTGCTCAAGGGTGATTTGACGCTGGGTCAGTTGATCGCATTTCGGATCATTTCCGGCTACGTCACCCAGCCTCTTCTGCGTTTGTCATCGATCTGGCAGAACATCCAGGAGTTGCGCGTCAGCTTTGAACGGCTTGCTGATGTGATTGATACCCCAGAAGAATCTAATGAGGTCGATAAATCCAAGGTGATGCTCCCTCCGCTGCAGGGAGACGTGCGCTTTGAGAATGTCACCTTCCGCTTTCAAGCTGGCCAGTCTGAGGTCCTCAAGGATGTCAATCTTGAGATCAAGGCCGGAACGTTCGTTGGCATCGTGGGCCAGAGCGGTAGCGGCAAGAGCACCCTGATGAAACTGCTGCCAAGGCTTTATGAACCAGGAGAAGGTCGGATCCTGGTTGACAGCTACGACATTGGAAAGGTTGAGCTTTATTCCCTACGACGTCAGATCGGCATCGTTCCTCAGGATCCCCTTTTATTCAGCGGAACCGTGAGCGACAACATAGCTCTCACCAATCCCGATGCCTCCAGTGAAGAGATTATGAGAGCAGCACGTCTCGCTAATGCCCATGACTTCATCATGGAACTTCCCAGCGGCTACAGCACGCCTGTTGGTGAACGAGGCGCGGCACTAAGTGGCGGACAGCGTCAGCGGGTGGCCATTGCCCGCACCCTTCTCAGTAATCCCAAGTTGCTGGTGATGGATGAAGCCACCAGTGCCCTTGATTACGAAACTGAACGGAAAGTCTTCGACAACCTTTTCGAAAACATCAACGACCGCACCGTTTTCTTCATCACCCACCGTCTGTCAACCATCCGTCAGGCTGATTTGATCGTGATGCTGCACCAGGGCGCGGTTGTTGAAGTTGGCACGCACGATGAGTTGATGAAACATCGTGGCCGCTACTACGCCCTTTACCGCCAGCAAGAGAGTTTCTGA
- a CDS encoding TIGR03792 family protein, translated as MLGGFSEARVLAWADPQVGEGVAVVEHLRLRVPQHSREDWMVAERGSWEPWLDKQPGFLGRELFWDPATEEGTLLIRWSSREAWKSISMADVEQVQERFETLAREQTGQVQGNPFPLVFEGELLPQ; from the coding sequence TTGTTGGGCGGGTTTTCGGAGGCAAGGGTATTGGCCTGGGCCGACCCTCAGGTGGGTGAAGGGGTGGCTGTGGTGGAGCACCTGCGGCTGCGGGTCCCCCAGCACAGCCGTGAGGACTGGATGGTTGCTGAACGCGGCAGCTGGGAACCTTGGCTCGACAAACAGCCTGGATTTCTGGGCCGTGAGCTCTTCTGGGATCCGGCAACAGAAGAGGGAACACTGCTGATTCGGTGGAGCAGTCGTGAGGCATGGAAGTCCATCTCCATGGCGGATGTGGAGCAGGTTCAGGAGCGCTTCGAGACGCTGGCCCGTGAGCAAACGGGGCAGGTTCAAGGCAACCCCTTCCCGCTGGTGTTTGAAGGGGAACTGTTGCCACAGTGA
- a CDS encoding DUF3611 family protein: MADRLDFQKLSFGVRRMGWIRFWIQVVLGIVVVGVLLFNNIGGSLARNSERAVGLGPGLSLTSLAFVVLLFSLWQGWLIVRAGRAIDSAARPSRGEVARLIKRGLLADLLGLSLASIGYQALAGSLFVQASMQTPGIAIGGRGVADNLAITSLEMLSVLSNTQVLFAHLIGVLFSLWLLQRVYRAQ; encoded by the coding sequence ATGGCAGACCGCCTCGATTTCCAGAAGTTGTCGTTCGGCGTGCGTCGGATGGGGTGGATCCGGTTCTGGATCCAGGTGGTTCTCGGCATCGTCGTGGTGGGCGTTCTTCTGTTCAACAACATCGGCGGCAGCCTTGCGCGCAATTCCGAACGGGCTGTGGGCCTGGGGCCTGGCCTGTCGCTCACCTCCCTGGCGTTCGTCGTGCTTCTGTTCAGCCTCTGGCAGGGCTGGCTGATCGTTCGTGCAGGTCGAGCGATCGATAGCGCTGCGCGTCCCAGTCGGGGGGAGGTGGCGCGGTTGATCAAACGAGGCCTCTTGGCAGATCTGCTCGGCCTCAGCTTGGCCTCCATCGGCTATCAGGCCCTCGCAGGCAGCCTTTTTGTTCAGGCCTCAATGCAAACTCCTGGCATCGCTATCGGCGGCCGCGGCGTGGCCGACAACCTGGCGATCACCTCCCTGGAAATGTTGTCTGTGCTTAGCAACACCCAGGTGTTGTTTGCGCACCTGATCGGTGTGTTGTTCTCCCTATGGCTGCTGCAGCGGGTTTACCGCGCACAATGA
- a CDS encoding bifunctional riboflavin kinase/FAD synthetase, whose translation MIPLRSPEEARRPTALALGSFDGLHAGHRRVIAEAIQGCPEEAVASVVSFWPHPREVLFGEARLRLDLPSEKLALLEPLGIQQLVLVPFTRELAQLNAEDFVTSVLLNTLQARRIAVGTNFRFGHQRRGDAEMLEQLAARSGVEVKVVPMVEDHEGRMSSSRIRAALDQADLTTAKALLGRAYRFQGRVVRGRGLGRELGWPTANLQVDGRKALPGLGVYAAWAQLDGDGDRLPAVMNLGPQPTIDPTSPSAVEVHLLDQSLELEGRHLGVEPVQRLRGQTKFSGLEELSRQIGRDAAQAREILQTGFQATVG comes from the coding sequence TTGATCCCGCTCCGCTCTCCAGAGGAGGCCCGTCGGCCCACTGCCCTGGCGCTGGGGAGTTTCGATGGGCTACACGCAGGCCATCGCCGCGTGATCGCCGAGGCCATCCAAGGCTGCCCGGAGGAAGCCGTTGCCTCGGTTGTGAGCTTCTGGCCCCATCCCCGTGAAGTGCTGTTCGGCGAGGCACGCCTGAGGCTGGATCTACCGAGCGAAAAACTCGCCCTGCTGGAGCCCCTGGGGATCCAGCAGCTCGTGCTTGTGCCCTTCACCCGCGAACTCGCTCAGCTGAATGCGGAAGACTTCGTCACCAGCGTGCTGCTGAACACACTTCAGGCCAGACGCATTGCCGTGGGCACCAACTTCCGCTTCGGCCATCAGCGGCGCGGTGACGCCGAGATGCTGGAACAGCTAGCGGCACGCAGCGGCGTTGAGGTGAAGGTGGTGCCCATGGTTGAAGACCATGAGGGCCGGATGAGCAGCAGCCGGATCCGCGCGGCCCTCGACCAGGCCGACCTCACCACCGCCAAAGCCTTACTGGGCCGGGCCTACCGCTTTCAGGGTCGGGTGGTTCGAGGCCGAGGCCTGGGGCGTGAACTGGGCTGGCCCACCGCCAATCTCCAGGTGGATGGTCGCAAGGCCTTGCCAGGGCTTGGCGTCTACGCAGCCTGGGCCCAACTCGATGGGGATGGCGATCGGCTGCCGGCTGTGATGAACCTCGGGCCCCAACCCACGATTGATCCAACATCTCCATCAGCTGTGGAGGTGCACCTGCTGGATCAGAGCCTGGAGCTGGAGGGCCGGCACCTGGGCGTCGAGCCGGTGCAGCGCTTGCGCGGCCAAACCAAATTCAGTGGACTTGAGGAGCTCAGCCGCCAGATCGGCCGCGACGCCGCCCAGGCCCGCGAGATCCTTCAAACCGGCTTTCAGGCCACGGTCGGATAG